The proteins below come from a single Dermatophilaceae bacterium Soc4.6 genomic window:
- a CDS encoding M4 family metallopeptidase, with protein sequence MHRVLPVVAVLTATVLTATAGISSAGSAPAAATSSLPATAASAPQLVSSRVPSPAAPLATPLARAAAARGADALVRARPARLHAGPGDTFTARTVVSGDGGLQHVAYERTYRGLPVVGGDFVATTDSSGRVLSVSDGQQTSALTLSTRPRLSLAAAATVARTRGAQGPRVVSTRLVVLATPAANALAYESVVTGHRGTLPSRLHVFVDATSGAVLRSIDEVTDNAGSGAGWLNGPSPFTITTTGSESAFSMTDPTRPGLSCRDYSSRAVLTGTDDSWGNGVGTAVETSCADALYGVQHEWDMLSTWLGRNGINGSGSGFPVYVGLNAINAYWDGTSVSIGHNTAGKYIASLDVVGHEFGHAIDSTTPGGMSGNGVSEATGDIFGALTEFYSNEPAPYDTPDYSIGETVDLVGNGPIRQMYNPSLVGDPSCYSSSVPRMETHSAAGPLDHWFVLLAQGSAASGGLPASPTCNGNSVTGVGIVNAGKIFYNAMLTKTSGMTYLSYRKATLAAAKNLYPGNCVPYATVKAAWDAISVPAQSGEVTCVVSAPKVTNPGTRTTARGVAISLQLAATGGTAPYTWSATGLPAGLTVNPSTGLISGTPTSGVTSSVTVTASGGGGVGSATFRWVVTTACARATQVLGNQGFETGTSSWTGVVANIGAWRAAQPAHGGTRSAWLDGYGLSTHEAISQKVAIPGGCRATLGFWVHVDTAETDPTVHDQLTVKIGTPAPTTLQTLSNLDARPGYVQYTYDVSSFAGQTVTVTFEGAEDASRQTSFVVDDTSLTTS encoded by the coding sequence ATGCACCGCGTCCTGCCCGTGGTGGCCGTCCTCACTGCCACCGTCCTCACTGCCACCGCCGGCATCTCCAGCGCCGGCAGCGCTCCGGCTGCGGCCACCTCGAGCCTCCCGGCGACGGCAGCCTCGGCGCCGCAGCTGGTCTCGTCCAGGGTCCCGTCACCCGCCGCACCCCTGGCGACCCCGCTGGCCCGCGCTGCCGCCGCGCGCGGCGCCGACGCGCTGGTCCGTGCGCGACCGGCCCGGCTGCACGCCGGGCCCGGTGACACCTTCACGGCCCGCACCGTGGTCTCCGGCGACGGCGGCCTGCAGCACGTCGCGTACGAGCGCACCTACCGCGGGCTCCCGGTCGTGGGTGGCGACTTCGTCGCCACGACCGACTCCAGTGGCCGCGTGCTGTCGGTCAGTGACGGCCAGCAGACATCGGCGCTGACCCTCTCCACGCGGCCCCGCCTGTCGCTGGCTGCCGCGGCCACGGTCGCCCGGACGCGCGGGGCCCAGGGCCCGCGGGTCGTGAGCACCCGCCTCGTCGTCCTCGCCACGCCGGCGGCCAACGCCCTGGCCTACGAGTCGGTGGTCACCGGCCACCGCGGCACCCTGCCGAGCCGACTCCACGTCTTCGTCGACGCCACCAGCGGCGCCGTGCTGCGCTCCATCGACGAGGTCACCGACAACGCCGGGAGCGGGGCGGGGTGGCTCAACGGCCCCAGCCCCTTCACGATCACGACCACCGGATCGGAGTCGGCGTTCTCGATGACCGACCCCACCCGCCCTGGCCTCTCGTGCCGTGACTACTCGTCCCGCGCGGTGCTGACCGGCACCGACGACTCGTGGGGCAACGGCGTGGGCACCGCGGTCGAGACCAGCTGCGCCGACGCTCTCTACGGGGTGCAGCACGAGTGGGACATGCTCTCGACCTGGCTCGGCCGCAACGGCATCAACGGCTCCGGCTCGGGCTTCCCGGTCTACGTCGGCCTCAACGCGATCAACGCCTACTGGGACGGCACCAGCGTCTCGATCGGCCACAACACCGCAGGGAAGTACATCGCCTCGCTCGACGTCGTGGGGCACGAGTTCGGGCACGCGATCGACTCCACCACCCCGGGCGGCATGTCCGGCAACGGCGTGTCAGAGGCCACCGGTGACATCTTCGGCGCCCTCACCGAGTTCTACTCCAACGAGCCCGCCCCCTACGACACGCCCGACTACAGCATCGGCGAGACCGTCGACCTCGTGGGCAACGGACCGATCCGCCAGATGTACAACCCGTCCCTCGTGGGTGACCCCAGCTGCTACTCGTCCTCGGTCCCCCGGATGGAGACCCACTCCGCCGCGGGCCCGCTCGACCACTGGTTCGTGCTGCTGGCCCAGGGCAGCGCCGCCAGCGGCGGCCTGCCCGCGAGCCCGACCTGCAACGGCAACAGCGTCACCGGCGTCGGCATCGTCAACGCGGGCAAGATCTTCTACAACGCCATGCTCACCAAGACGTCGGGCATGACCTACCTGTCCTACCGCAAGGCCACGCTGGCGGCGGCGAAGAACCTCTACCCCGGCAACTGTGTTCCCTACGCCACCGTCAAGGCGGCGTGGGACGCGATCAGCGTCCCGGCCCAGTCGGGTGAGGTCACCTGCGTCGTGTCGGCACCGAAGGTGACCAACCCGGGCACCCGCACCACGGCGCGCGGGGTGGCGATCAGCCTCCAGCTGGCGGCCACGGGCGGGACGGCGCCCTACACCTGGAGTGCCACCGGGCTGCCGGCCGGCCTGACGGTCAACCCCTCGACGGGTCTGATCTCGGGCACACCCACCAGTGGCGTCACGTCGTCGGTGACCGTGACGGCCAGTGGTGGCGGGGGTGTCGGGTCGGCGACGTTCAGGTGGGTCGTGACCACCGCGTGCGCCAGGGCCACCCAGGTGCTGGGCAACCAGGGCTTCGAGACGGGCACCTCGAGCTGGACCGGTGTCGTGGCCAACATCGGGGCCTGGCGCGCTGCGCAGCCCGCCCACGGCGGCACCCGGTCGGCCTGGCTGGACGGCTACGGCCTGTCGACGCACGAGGCGATCAGCCAGAAGGTCGCCATCCCGGGCGGCTGCCGCGCCACCCTCGGGTTCTGGGTGCACGTGGACACGGCAGAGACCGACCCGACGGTGCACGACCAGCTGACCGTCAAGATCGGGACCCCGGCGCCCACCACGCTGCAGACCCTGTCCAACCTCGACGCCCGACCGGGCTACGTGCAGTACACCTATGACGTCTCGTCCTTCGCCGGCCAGACCGTCACGGTGACCTTCGAGGGGGCAGAGGACGCGTCGCGGCAGACGTCCTTCGTCGTGGACGACACGTCCCTGACCACCTCGTGA
- a CDS encoding M1 family aminopeptidase has product MAHQWYGDSVSVESWRDIWLDEGFASFAEWRRSETQEGSAQDMMAYYYGQIGSGSSFWRQPIGDPGKGSELASPACTRGAMARQALRNRVGDPAFLQLMRQWALTHRGGNGSVRQSIGLAQRLTGQDLQAFLRGWLYTGSKPAAVSVERMPAA; this is encoded by the coding sequence GAGAGCTGGCGCGACATCTGGCTCGACGAGGGGTTCGCGTCCTTCGCCGAGTGGCGGCGGTCCGAGACCCAGGAGGGGAGCGCCCAGGACATGATGGCCTACTACTACGGGCAGATCGGCTCCGGCTCGTCGTTCTGGCGTCAGCCGATCGGCGACCCGGGCAAGGGCAGCGAACTCGCCTCGCCCGCCTGCACCCGTGGGGCCATGGCGCGGCAGGCCCTGCGCAACAGGGTCGGCGACCCGGCGTTCCTCCAGCTGATGCGGCAGTGGGCCCTCACCCACCGCGGTGGCAACGGGTCGGTCCGACAGTCCATCGGGCTCGCCCAGCGCCTCACCGGGCAGGACCTGCAGGCCTTCTTGCGGGGGTGGCTCTACACGGGGTCCAAGCCAGCCGCGGTGTCGGTCGAGAGGATGCCGGCGGCGTAG
- a CDS encoding LLM class flavin-dependent oxidoreductase → MRFGLTILPELPWRESAPRWRAAEEMGFHHAWTYDHLVWGGLPESPWYGTTPTLTAAALVTSRILLGTFVVSPNYRHPVALHRDVQSLDDLSGGRFLLGVGTGGDLDSRLLGGPELTVGERVDRFQEFTRLLLRLRDDDHVSVEGRWFSARDARTLPRVAHVPVLVAANGPRSLRFCARHADGWVTTGPKVEHLDDWFAALGTARDTLEAELRELGRDVATFPRYLNLDSSPRYALESVDLFEEMAGRADELGFTDVITHWPRPSSPYAGSVATLEQVARVVVARA, encoded by the coding sequence TGGGCTTCCACCACGCCTGGACCTATGACCACCTCGTCTGGGGTGGGCTACCCGAATCTCCCTGGTATGGAACGACGCCCACTCTCACTGCGGCCGCCCTGGTGACGTCGCGCATCCTGCTCGGCACGTTTGTCGTCAGCCCCAACTACCGCCACCCGGTCGCGCTGCACCGCGACGTGCAGTCGCTCGACGACCTCAGCGGCGGTCGCTTCCTGCTGGGTGTGGGGACCGGCGGTGACCTCGACTCACGGCTGCTCGGGGGCCCCGAGCTGACGGTCGGCGAGCGCGTCGACCGCTTCCAGGAGTTCACCCGGTTGCTCCTGCGGCTGCGCGACGACGACCACGTGAGCGTCGAGGGCCGGTGGTTCAGCGCTCGCGATGCCCGCACCCTCCCTCGGGTGGCGCACGTGCCGGTGCTCGTCGCGGCCAACGGGCCGCGGTCACTGCGCTTCTGTGCCCGTCACGCCGACGGCTGGGTGACGACCGGGCCGAAGGTCGAGCATCTCGACGACTGGTTCGCCGCGCTGGGGACCGCACGCGACACGCTCGAGGCGGAGCTGCGCGAGCTCGGTCGCGACGTCGCCACCTTCCCTCGCTACCTCAACCTCGACTCCTCTCCGCGCTACGCGCTCGAGAGCGTCGACCTCTTCGAGGAGATGGCCGGACGCGCCGACGAGCTCGGCTTCACCGACGTCATCACGCACTGGCCACGCCCCTCGAGCCCGTATGCCGGGTCGGTGGCCACCCTCGAGCAGGTGGCCCGCGTGGTGGTGGCGAGGGCCTGA